The following coding sequences lie in one Lolium perenne isolate Kyuss_39 chromosome 2, Kyuss_2.0, whole genome shotgun sequence genomic window:
- the LOC127331204 gene encoding probable cinnamyl alcohol dehydrogenase 6 yields the protein MEVTPNHTQAVSGWAAMDASGKVVPFSFMRRETGVDDVTIKVQYCGMCHTDLHFINNDWGITMYPVVPGHEITGIVTKVGTSVSGFRPGDRVGVGCIAASCLDCDHCRRSEENYCDKVTLTYNGIFWDGTVTYGGYSDMIVAHKRFLVKIPDSLPLDAAAPLLCAGITVYSPMKQHGMLLGEAGRRLGVVGLGGLGHVAVKFGKAFGLRVTVISTSPAKEREARENLKADDFVLSTDDKQMQAMARSLDYVIDTVSAQHSLGPILELLKVNGKLVLVAAPDKPVELPSFPLIFGKRTVSGSMTGGMKETQEMMDLCGEHNITCDIELVSTDRINEALTRLARNDVRYRFVVDIAGNGSKL from the exons ATGGAGGTGACCCCGAACCACACACAGGCGGTGAGCGGGTGGGCGGCCATGGACGCGTCCGGCAAGGTGGTGCCCTTCTCCTTCATGCGCAGGGAGACCGGCGTCGACGACGTGACGATCAAGGTGCAGTACTGCGGGATGTGCCAcaccgacctccacttcatcaacAACGACTGGGGCATCACCATGTACCCCGTCGTGCCCGGCCACGAGATCACCGGCATCGTCACCAAAGTCGGCACCAGCGTGTCCGGCTTTCGGCCGGGCGACCGCGTCGGCGTGGGCTGCATCGCCGCGTCCTGCCTCGACTGCGACCACTGCCGCCGCTCCGAGGAGAACTACTGCGACAAGGTCACCCTCACCTACAACGGCATCTTCTGGGACGGCACCGTCACCTACGGCGGCTACTCCGACATGATCGTCGCGCACAAGAGGTTCCTCGTCAAAATCCCCGACAGCCTGCCGCTCGACGCCGCCGCGCCGCTGCTGTGCGCCGGGATCACCGTGTACAGCCCGATGAAGCAGCACGGGATGCTTCTTGGCGAGGCTGGGAGGAGGCTCGGGGTTGTCGGGCTGGGCGGGCTCGGCCACGTCGCCGTCAAGTTTGGCAAGGCTTTCGGGCTCCGTGTCACCGTCATCAGCACGTCGCCGGCGAAAGAGCGCGAGGCCAGGGAGAACCTCAAGGCCGACGACTTCGTCCTCAGCACCGATGACAAGCAGATGCAG GCCATGGCGAGGAGCCTCGACTACGTCATCGACACGGTATCGGCGCAGCACTCGCTTGGACCCATCCTGGAGCTGCTAAAGGTGAACGGCAAGCTGGTGCTGGTGGCTGCCCCCGACAAGCCGGTGGAGCTCCCATCATTCCCGCTTATCTTCGGCAAGAGGACGGTGAGCGGGAGCATGACGGGAGGCATGAAGGAGACGCAGGAGATGATGGACCTCTGCGGGGAACACAACATTACGTGCGACATCGAGCTTGTCTCCACTGACAGGATCAACGAGGCCTTGACACGGCTAGCGCGCAACGACGTCCGCTACCGTTTCGTGGTCGACATTGCGGGGAACGGCTCCAAGCTCTAG
- the LOC139835396 gene encoding uncharacterized protein produces MKIWEAHAEPKCKLFGWLALHGKLLTADMLVVRGWPHDPLCPLCVRAPETTEHLCKDCPFTMAIWNQMKSWDNDDSTDISHEYHSISEWWDAMIIGKTNKEQKRINGCFLYILWNAWKERNRRIFTVRRLTYLEVANITREDFLQRDRAINSFRPAIPAEPD; encoded by the coding sequence ATGAAAATCTGGGAGGCCCACGCCGAGCCGAAATGCAAACTTTTTGGCTGGCTTGCTCTTCACGGAAAGCTTCTCACTGCGGATATGCTCGTCGTTAGGGGATGGCCCCATGACCCTCTTTGCCCTCTATGCGTCCGTGCTCCTGAGACAACCGAACATCTTTGCAAGGACTGCCCCTTCACCATGGCCATTTGGAATCAGATGAAGTCCTGGGACAATGATGACAGCACTGACATTAGCCATGAATACCACTCGATCTCGGAGTGGTGGGACGCTATGATCATCGGAAAGACTAATAAGGAACAGAAACGCATCAACGGTTGTTTCCTCTACATTCTTTGGAATGCTTGGAAGGAACGAAACAGGCGCATCTTCACTGTGCGTCGCCTCACCTATCTGGAGGTGGCTAATATCACGAGGGAAGACTTTCTTCAGCGGGACCGTGCCATCAACAGCTTCAGGCCGGCTATCCCGGCCGAGCCGGACTAG